The DNA window CCGCCAATCAAAGCACCTTTGCCACCGCCTGCCAGTGCACCGATGCCTGCGCCCGCAGCGCCACCAATCAACGCGCCTTTGCCAGTGCCAATGCCGCTGTGACGTTTATGCCAGTTTCCATGACTGTCGCGATAGTAGTAACGCGAATCGTGATGTTGCGCATTTGCATTCTGCGACACCACCAGAGGAGCAGCCACCCCCATCGCCATGACGCTGCCCAAAACCAGACCCGAAAGTTTCTTTCCAAAGGTATTCATCTTCCTAACCTCCTCGCCGCCATTCTTCGTGGGCAGCATCTATCCTTACCAATCTGGTAGATGCGGATATGCTCTGAGGGTTTCCCCGGG is part of the Terriglobus sp. RCC_193 genome and encodes:
- a CDS encoding glycine zipper domain-containing protein, producing MNTFGKKLSGLVLGSVMAMGVAAPLVVSQNANAQHHDSRYYYRDSHGNWHKRHSGIGTGKGALIGGAAGAGIGALAGGGKGALIGGAVGAGGGALVGHANADRRHRDEARYDAYGRRY